The following coding sequences lie in one Pseudoalteromonas sp. Scap06 genomic window:
- the rplC gene encoding 50S ribosomal protein L3 — protein sequence MALGLVGRKVGMTRIFTEDGVSIPVTVIEATPNRIAQIKSDATDGYNALQVTAGTKKASRVNKATAGHFAKAGVEAGRGLWEFRLNGGEGDFEVGSELTVELFNEINKVDVTGTSKGKGFQGGVKRWNFSMQDATHGNSLSHRAPGSIGQNQSPGKVFKGKKMAGQMGNEQVTTQNLELVRVDAERNLLLVKGAVPGAIGGDVIVKPAVKA from the coding sequence ATGGCATTAGGTCTAGTCGGTCGTAAAGTGGGTATGACACGTATCTTCACTGAAGATGGTGTATCTATCCCTGTGACAGTTATTGAAGCGACTCCTAACCGCATTGCTCAGATCAAATCTGACGCAACAGACGGTTATAACGCGCTTCAAGTAACCGCAGGCACTAAAAAAGCAAGCCGTGTAAACAAAGCAACAGCGGGTCACTTCGCTAAAGCTGGTGTTGAAGCGGGTCGCGGTCTGTGGGAATTCCGCCTAAATGGTGGTGAAGGCGATTTTGAAGTAGGCTCTGAGCTTACTGTTGAATTATTCAACGAAATCAACAAAGTTGACGTAACCGGTACTTCTAAAGGTAAAGGTTTCCAAGGTGGTGTTAAGCGCTGGAATTTCAGCATGCAAGACGCTACACATGGTAACTCTCTATCTCACCGTGCTCCTGGTTCAATCGGTCAAAACCAATCACCTGGTAAGGTGTTTAAAGGTAAGAAAATGGCCGGTCAAATGGGTAATGAGCAAGTAACAACTCAGAACCTTGAACTAGTTCGCGTTGACGCTGAGCGTAACCTGCTTTTAGTTAAAGGTGCAGTACCTGGCGCTATCGGCGGTGACGTTATCGTTAAACCAGCTGTTAAAGCATAA
- the rplD gene encoding 50S ribosomal protein L4 — MELAIKDASGALEVSEATFGREFNEALVHQVVVAYAAGARQGTRAQKTRSEVSGGGKKPWAQKGTGRARAGTIRSPIWRSGGVSFAAKPQDHSQKVNRKMYRGAIKSILSELVRQERLIVVESFGLEAPKTKELVAKLKELELKDVLIVTEEVDENLFLSARNLYKVDTRDVAGIDPVSLIAFDKVLITAAAVKQLEEALA; from the coding sequence ATGGAATTAGCAATTAAAGACGCTTCTGGCGCTCTTGAAGTTTCTGAAGCTACTTTTGGACGTGAGTTTAACGAAGCATTAGTACACCAAGTAGTTGTTGCATACGCAGCAGGTGCTCGTCAAGGTACTCGTGCTCAGAAGACACGTTCTGAAGTAAGCGGTGGTGGTAAAAAACCATGGGCTCAAAAAGGTACTGGCCGTGCACGTGCTGGTACAATCCGTAGTCCAATTTGGCGTTCAGGTGGCGTTAGCTTCGCAGCTAAACCACAAGACCACAGCCAAAAAGTAAACCGTAAAATGTACCGTGGTGCGATCAAAAGCATCTTATCTGAATTAGTTCGTCAAGAGCGTTTAATCGTTGTTGAGAGTTTTGGTCTTGAAGCACCAAAAACTAAAGAACTAGTTGCTAAGCTTAAAGAACTTGAGCTTAAAGATGTTCTTATCGTGACTGAAGAAGTAGATGAAAATCTTTTCTTATCGGCACGTAACCTGTACAAGGTTGACACACGTGATGTAGCTGGTATCGATCCTGTAAGCTTAATTGCTTTCGATAAGGTACTAATTACAGCTGCTGCTGTTAAGCAACTTGAGGAGGCGCTAGCATGA
- the rplW gene encoding 50S ribosomal protein L23, producing MIREERLLKVILAPHISEKSTIAAEENNTIVFKVANDATKAEVKAAVEKLFEVEVTGVRTLNVKGKTKRTGMRFGRRSDWKKAYVTLKEGSELDFVGGAE from the coding sequence ATGATCCGTGAAGAACGTCTTTTAAAAGTGATCCTTGCTCCACACATCTCTGAAAAAAGCACAATCGCTGCTGAAGAAAACAATACTATTGTTTTTAAAGTAGCAAATGACGCAACTAAAGCTGAAGTTAAAGCGGCAGTTGAGAAGCTTTTTGAAGTAGAAGTAACTGGTGTTCGCACACTTAACGTTAAGGGTAAAACAAAACGTACTGGCATGCGTTTCGGTCGTCGTAGCGACTGGAAGAAAGCTTACGTTACTCTTAAAGAAGGTAGCGAGCTGGACTTTGTCGGCGGCGCCGAGTAA
- the rplB gene encoding 50S ribosomal protein L2: protein MALQKCKPTSAGRRHLVKVVNPDLHKGKPYAPLLEKNSKSGGRNNNGRITVRHIGGGHKQHYRLIDFKRTKDGIPATVERLEYDPNRSANIALVLYADGERRYIIAPKGLKAGDAIQSGVDAPIKPGNALPMRNMPVGSTVHNVELKPGKGAQIARSAGAYVQILARDGQYVTLRLRSGEVRKVESDCRATLGEVGNAEHMLRSLGKAGANRWRGIRPTVRGVAMNPVDHPHGGGEGRTSGGRHPVSPWGKPTKGAKTRKNKRTDKFIVRRRTK from the coding sequence ATGGCACTTCAAAAGTGTAAGCCAACTTCTGCGGGTCGTCGTCACCTAGTTAAAGTGGTTAACCCAGATTTACATAAGGGTAAACCTTACGCACCACTATTAGAGAAAAACTCTAAATCAGGTGGTCGTAATAACAATGGTCGTATTACGGTTCGTCATATCGGTGGTGGTCATAAGCAGCATTACCGTTTAATCGATTTTAAACGTACTAAAGATGGCATTCCAGCCACAGTTGAGCGTTTAGAATATGATCCAAATCGTAGCGCAAACATCGCTCTTGTATTATATGCAGACGGTGAGCGTCGTTACATTATCGCACCTAAAGGCTTAAAAGCTGGCGATGCAATCCAGTCTGGTGTTGATGCACCAATCAAACCTGGTAATGCATTACCAATGCGTAATATGCCTGTAGGTTCGACTGTTCACAACGTAGAATTAAAACCAGGTAAAGGTGCTCAAATCGCACGTTCTGCTGGTGCATACGTTCAAATCCTTGCTCGTGATGGTCAATATGTAACATTACGTCTTCGTTCAGGCGAAGTTCGTAAAGTTGAGTCTGATTGTCGTGCTACGCTAGGTGAAGTAGGCAATGCTGAGCATATGCTTCGTTCACTTGGTAAAGCAGGTGCAAATCGCTGGCGTGGTATTCGTCCGACAGTTCGTGGTGTTGCCATGAACCCGGTTGATCACCCACACGGTGGTGGTGAAGGTCGTACATCTGGTGGTCGTCATCCTGTGTCTCCATGGGGTAAACCGACTAAAGGTGCTAAGACGCGTAAGAACAAGCGTACGGATAAATTTATAGTACGTCGTCGTACTAAGTAA
- the rpsS gene encoding 30S ribosomal protein S19 yields MPRSLKKGPFIDLHLLKKVEKALESGEKKPIKTWSRRSMIIPNMIGLTIAVHNGRQHVPVFVSDEMIGHKLGEFAPTRTYRGHAADKKAKKR; encoded by the coding sequence ATGCCACGCTCTCTCAAGAAGGGTCCTTTTATAGACCTACACTTGCTGAAGAAGGTAGAGAAAGCTTTGGAAAGCGGTGAAAAGAAGCCAATTAAAACTTGGAGCCGTCGTTCAATGATCATACCTAACATGATCGGATTGACCATTGCTGTCCATAATGGTCGCCAGCATGTACCAGTTTTCGTTTCTGACGAAATGATCGGTCACAAACTAGGTGAATTTGCACCAACTCGCACTTACCGTGGCCATGCTGCGGATAAGAAAGCGAAGAAACGTTAA
- the rplV gene encoding 50S ribosomal protein L22, with translation MQALAKHKFASGSAQKARLVADQIRGLPVDRALEILAYSPKKAAVLVKKVLESAIANAEHNEGADIDELRVTTIFVDDGPTMKRIMPRAKGRADRILKRTSHITVVVSDS, from the coding sequence ATGCAAGCATTAGCTAAACATAAATTCGCCTCTGGTTCGGCGCAAAAAGCACGTCTAGTTGCAGATCAGATCCGCGGGTTACCTGTCGATCGCGCACTAGAAATCCTGGCGTACAGCCCGAAAAAAGCGGCTGTATTAGTTAAGAAAGTACTTGAGTCTGCTATTGCTAACGCAGAGCATAACGAAGGTGCTGACATTGATGAGCTACGTGTAACAACGATCTTTGTGGACGATGGTCCAACAATGAAACGTATTATGCCACGTGCTAAAGGACGCGCAGACCGCATCCTTAAGCGTACAAGCCACATCACTGTTGTGGTTTCAGATAGCTAG
- the rpsC gene encoding 30S ribosomal protein S3, with translation MGQKVHPTGIRLGISKPWVSTWYANSKDFSAQLFGDHKVRTFLTKELKAASVSKIVIERPAKSIRVTIHTARPGVVIGKKGEDVEKLRQAVTKIAGVPAQINISEVRKPELDAQLVADGIASQLERRVMFRRAMKRSVQNAMRIGSKGIKVEVSGRLGGAEIARSEWYREGRVPLHTLRADIDYATSEALTTYGIIGVKVWIFKGEVIGGLPLVQEQEKPAKRAPKKAKKSAK, from the coding sequence ATGGGACAAAAAGTTCATCCTACTGGTATTCGCCTAGGTATATCTAAACCTTGGGTTTCTACCTGGTACGCGAATTCAAAAGATTTCTCTGCACAGCTTTTTGGCGATCACAAAGTACGTACATTCCTTACTAAGGAATTGAAAGCGGCTTCTGTGTCTAAAATCGTTATTGAGCGTCCAGCAAAATCTATCCGAGTAACTATTCACACGGCTCGTCCGGGTGTTGTTATCGGTAAAAAAGGCGAAGACGTAGAAAAATTACGTCAAGCGGTAACTAAAATCGCTGGTGTACCTGCTCAGATTAATATTTCTGAAGTACGTAAACCAGAACTAGATGCACAACTAGTAGCAGACGGCATTGCCTCTCAGCTAGAGCGTCGTGTTATGTTCCGTCGCGCTATGAAGCGTTCGGTACAAAATGCAATGCGCATCGGTTCTAAAGGGATTAAAGTTGAAGTTAGCGGTCGTCTTGGCGGCGCAGAAATCGCACGTTCAGAATGGTATCGTGAAGGTCGTGTACCTCTACATACTCTTCGTGCTGATATCGACTACGCAACTTCTGAAGCCTTAACCACTTACGGTATCATTGGTGTTAAAGTTTGGATCTTCAAAGGCGAAGTTATTGGTGGTTTACCACTAGTACAAGAGCAAGAGAAACCAGCTAAACGCGCACCAAAGAAAGCCAAAAAAAGTGCTAAGTAG
- the rplP gene encoding 50S ribosomal protein L16, with translation MLQPKRTKFRKMHKGRNRGLAQNGNKVSFGTFGLKATGRGRMTARQIEAARRAMTRHVKRQGKIWIRVFPDKPITEKPLEVRMGKGKGSVEYWVAEIQPGKVLYEMEGVSEELAREAFNLAARKLPFKTTFVTRTVM, from the coding sequence ATGTTACAGCCAAAACGTACAAAATTCCGTAAAATGCATAAAGGCCGCAACCGTGGTCTAGCGCAAAACGGTAACAAAGTAAGCTTCGGTACTTTCGGTTTGAAAGCTACTGGTCGTGGCCGCATGACTGCTCGTCAAATCGAAGCAGCTCGTCGTGCTATGACACGTCACGTGAAACGTCAAGGTAAAATCTGGATCCGTGTCTTCCCTGACAAGCCGATCACAGAAAAGCCTCTTGAAGTTCGTATGGGTAAAGGTAAAGGTTCTGTTGAATATTGGGTTGCTGAAATTCAGCCTGGTAAAGTACTTTACGAAATGGAAGGTGTTTCAGAAGAGCTTGCTCGTGAAGCGTTTAACCTTGCTGCTCGTAAGCTGCCATTCAAAACAACTTTCGTAACTCGGACGGTAATGTGA
- the rpmC gene encoding 50S ribosomal protein L29, whose product MKANELKDKSVEELNAELLGLLREQFNLRMQASTGQLAQTHTLRTVRRDIARVKTIINQKAGQ is encoded by the coding sequence ATGAAAGCAAACGAACTAAAAGATAAAAGCGTAGAAGAGCTTAATGCTGAACTTCTAGGTCTTCTTCGTGAGCAGTTTAACCTGCGCATGCAAGCAAGCACTGGTCAGCTAGCTCAGACACACACGCTAAGAACAGTACGTCGCGATATCGCGCGTGTAAAAACAATTATTAACCAGAAGGCAGGTCAATAA
- the rpsQ gene encoding 30S ribosomal protein S17, producing MSDKIRTLQGRVISDKMEKSFTVAIARYVKHPIYGKFIKRTTKLHVHDENNTAKAGDVVTIRECAPISKNKSWTLVDVVERPKQA from the coding sequence ATGAGCGATAAAATTCGTACTCTTCAAGGCCGTGTAATCAGCGACAAGATGGAAAAATCTTTCACTGTTGCTATCGCACGTTACGTGAAGCACCCAATCTATGGGAAATTCATCAAACGTACGACTAAGTTACACGTACATGACGAAAATAACACTGCAAAAGCGGGTGACGTAGTTACTATCCGTGAATGTGCACCAATTTCTAAGAACAAATCTTGGACTTTGGTAGATGTTGTTGAACGTCCAAAACAAGCTTAA